From Novosphingobium resinovorum, the proteins below share one genomic window:
- a CDS encoding LLM class flavin-dependent oxidoreductase — MKVQPAAFLRTTLPLGIDMVGEYDSGRYHSIWLPDHMVSFWPDSIWTPEFTDLALSSPSPHRHLDGMAVSAAAAVLTKNTPLATTVVDTVRRHPSLLAQSALTISHLSKGRFILGLGSGELENTVPYGFDFAKPVGRLEEAIKVIKLLWHADGPVDFEGEFFHLHHARMDTELYDGKAPPIWLGSAGPRMLGITGREADGWWPAGAWTPEDYAAKLKVILDAGDAAGRDMSHFTPAITQMALIGEPDEIDEMLRAPMVKSIVLMITAKDLAQFGHDHPMGPDWRGIMDFDPVKLSREAMLKFCEAMNPQAIRDILPVGTPKEVALKIKAFADAGMRVYKLMEYGAMGGMKFAATSAAKVRETEDEITRLVEG; from the coding sequence ATGAAAGTCCAGCCTGCCGCCTTCCTGCGCACGACGCTTCCGCTGGGCATCGACATGGTGGGGGAGTACGATTCGGGCCGCTACCATTCGATCTGGCTGCCCGACCACATGGTCAGCTTCTGGCCGGACTCGATCTGGACGCCGGAGTTCACCGACCTCGCCCTCTCCTCCCCCAGCCCGCACCGGCATCTGGACGGCATGGCGGTCAGCGCGGCGGCGGCGGTGCTTACGAAGAACACCCCGCTCGCGACCACCGTGGTCGATACCGTGCGGCGGCATCCCTCGCTGCTGGCGCAGTCGGCGCTGACGATCAGCCACTTGTCGAAGGGGCGCTTCATCCTCGGTCTCGGCTCGGGCGAACTGGAGAACACGGTGCCTTACGGCTTCGACTTCGCCAAGCCGGTGGGACGGCTGGAAGAAGCGATCAAGGTCATCAAGCTGCTGTGGCATGCCGATGGCCCGGTCGATTTCGAAGGGGAGTTCTTTCACCTCCACCACGCCCGCATGGACACCGAGCTTTACGACGGCAAGGCCCCGCCGATCTGGCTGGGCTCGGCAGGACCAAGGATGCTGGGCATCACCGGACGCGAGGCGGACGGCTGGTGGCCGGCGGGTGCGTGGACGCCCGAGGATTACGCGGCCAAGCTCAAGGTCATCCTCGATGCGGGTGACGCGGCCGGGCGGGACATGAGCCATTTCACGCCCGCGATCACCCAGATGGCGCTGATCGGCGAGCCGGACGAGATCGACGAAATGCTGCGCGCGCCGATGGTGAAGTCGATCGTGCTCATGATCACCGCGAAGGACCTTGCCCAGTTCGGGCATGACCACCCGATGGGTCCGGACTGGCGCGGGATCATGGACTTCGATCCGGTCAAGCTCAGCCGCGAGGCGATGCTGAAATTCTGCGAGGCTATGAACCCGCAGGCCATCCGCGACATACTCCCTGTGGGCACACCGAAGGAAGTGGCGCTGAAGATCAAGGCCTTCGCCGATGCCGGAATGCGCGTCTACAAGCTGATGGAATACGGCGCGATGGGCGGCATGAAGTTCGCCGCCACTTCCGCCGCCAAGGTACGGGAGACCGAGGACGAGATCACCCGGCTGGTGGAGGGCTGA
- a CDS encoding sulfotransferase family protein: protein MAALEPQQLLQHAIDETGLTNWADEGFPERFALAVAHIDTIPMDEAGRQSAARNIHWLLTDRLRFFHDRSAFPLADEVIERPMFASGEPRSGTTLMHALMSVDPDARALRFAEVMHPSPPPGTVTGDDPRYRLADKEWREINAKMAKWLHCHPYNDMLGHGLPEDERTWAFDFRVMTPTAWWRVPMQNLSMGLPTDPVAQYRIHKAMLQAFQFRRPGKYWVLKGFHTTRLAAFFDAYPDATLVWLHRDPVMVAASSTMMMADIMEGIVGQIDLVKEARAHVERVRWSIGHTMTDPLVDDPRIHHVRYADFVADPIGTVRGYYRFADRAFGPRQEDAMRAYLAENRGDRHGKFHYSTRVLIDAGYCIDDLNAEFAPFRERFGVPIEVRR, encoded by the coding sequence ATGGCTGCGCTCGAACCGCAGCAATTGCTGCAGCATGCGATCGACGAAACCGGTCTGACAAACTGGGCGGATGAAGGCTTTCCCGAACGCTTCGCCCTTGCCGTGGCGCATATCGACACCATCCCCATGGACGAGGCGGGCCGGCAGTCGGCAGCGCGCAACATCCACTGGCTGCTCACCGACCGCCTGCGCTTCTTCCACGATCGCAGCGCGTTTCCTTTGGCGGACGAAGTGATCGAACGGCCGATGTTCGCCAGCGGCGAGCCTCGATCTGGCACCACGCTGATGCATGCGCTGATGTCGGTGGACCCGGACGCGCGGGCGCTGCGCTTCGCCGAGGTCATGCATCCATCGCCGCCGCCCGGGACCGTTACGGGCGATGACCCTCGCTACCGTCTCGCCGACAAGGAATGGCGGGAAATCAACGCGAAGATGGCCAAGTGGCTGCACTGCCACCCCTACAATGACATGCTCGGCCACGGCCTGCCCGAAGACGAGCGGACCTGGGCTTTCGACTTTCGCGTGATGACGCCCACCGCCTGGTGGCGGGTGCCGATGCAGAACCTGTCGATGGGCCTGCCTACCGATCCAGTCGCACAGTACCGCATCCACAAGGCCATGCTGCAGGCCTTCCAGTTCCGTCGCCCCGGCAAGTATTGGGTGCTCAAGGGCTTTCACACCACGCGCCTTGCGGCGTTCTTCGACGCCTATCCCGACGCCACGCTGGTCTGGCTGCACCGCGACCCGGTGATGGTCGCGGCCAGTTCGACGATGATGATGGCCGACATCATGGAAGGCATCGTCGGTCAGATCGACCTCGTGAAAGAGGCGCGCGCGCACGTCGAACGCGTGCGCTGGTCGATCGGCCATACCATGACCGACCCACTGGTTGACGACCCGCGCATCCATCACGTGCGCTATGCCGATTTCGTCGCCGATCCCATCGGCACCGTGCGCGGCTACTACCGATTCGCCGACCGCGCATTCGGGCCGCGACAGGAGGACGCCATGCGCGCTTACCTCGCCGAGAATCGCGGCGATCGCCACGGCAAGTTCCATTACTCGACGCGGGTGCTCATCGACGCCGGCTACTGCATCGACGATCTCAACGCCGAGTTCGCGCCTTTCCGCGAGCGCTTCGGCGTGCCGATCGAAGTGCGCAGGTAA